In one window of Zingiber officinale cultivar Zhangliang chromosome 11A, Zo_v1.1, whole genome shotgun sequence DNA:
- the LOC122032644 gene encoding protein PHOSPHATE-INDUCED 1-like, with product MSSFRFSKTRLALLVLVICVQTSMGARRLTSLVQQPEELLKYHNGAVLHGYIPVSIMWYGAFAPSQKAIITDFLHSLSPTSQTLVAPSVPQWWNTIDQLYLCKAGNREKTSIVVAGQVSDEDCSLGKSLKMSQVSELAAKFRLEKGGIAMVFTGEDVAVEGFCMNRCGSHGSNRKSGTAYIWVGNAAKQCPGQCAWPFHQPLYGPQTPPLVAPNGDVGADGMIINLASMVAGAVSNPYGDGFYQGPKSAQLEAATACPGVYAKGSYPGYAGDLRVDPSTGASYNANGVDGRKYLLPALFDPATSGCSTLV from the coding sequence ATGTCTTCTTTTCGATTTTCTAAAACAAGGCTAGCGTTGCTTGTTCTTGTGATCTGTGTTCAGACGAGTATGGGAGCGAGAAGGCTAACAAGCTTAGTCCAACAGCCGGAGGAGCTTCTCAAGTACCACAATGGGGCAGTGCTCCATGGCTACATCCCTGTTTCCATCATGTGGTATGGGGCTTTTGCTCCTTCGCAGAAGGCCATCATCACCGACTTCCTCCACTCCCTCTCGCCCACCTCCCAGACTTTAGTAGCCCCTTCCGTGCCCCAATGGTGGAACACCATCGACCAACTCTACCTCTGCAAAGCCGGGAACAGGGAGAAAACCAGCATCGTCGTCGCCGGCCAAGTCTCGGACGAGGATTGTTCGCTGGGCAAGTCGCTCAAGATGTCTCAGGTGTCGGAGCTCGCGGCTAAGTTCCGCCTCGAGAAGGGCGGCATCGCCATGGTTTTCACGGGCGAAGACGTGGCCGTCGAGGGCTTCTGCATGAACCGGTGCGGCTCGCACGGGTCGAACCGGAAGTCCGGCACGGCCTACATCTGGGTGGGGAACGCCGCGAAGCAGTGCCCGGGGCAGTGCGCCTGGCCCTTCCACCAGCCCCTTTATGGTCCGCAGACGCCGCCACTGGTAGCGCCTAACGGCGACGTCGGGGCCGATGGCATGATCATCAACTTGGCGAGCATGGTGGCCGGCGCCGTCAGCAACCCATATGGAGACGGATTCTACCAGGGTCCCAAGTCGGCTCAGCTGGAGGCGGCCACGGCGTGCCCCGGGGTGTACGCGAAGGGATCCTATCCCGGCTACGCCGGCGACTTGAGGGTGGACCCGTCGACTGGGGCCAGCTACAACGCGAATGGGGTCGACGGTAGGAAATACCTGCTTCCTGCTCTGTTTGACCCCGCTACCTCCGGTTGCTCCACTCTGGTTTGA
- the LOC122032645 gene encoding protein PHOSPHATE-INDUCED 1-like — MASLSSILALLALGSLAQVSLGARTLTSLVEQSAELLTYHNGEVLHGDIAISIMWYGGFTHSQKAIISDFLLSLTPNSQPQLVAPSVAQWWSTIDQLYLSKARNKKKTSIVVAGQVSDEGCSLGKSLKMSQVSELAAKAGPKKGGIALVFTADDVAVEGFCMNRCGSHGSNLKSGTAYIWVGNAAKQCPGQCAWPFHQPLYGPQTPPLVAPNGDVGADGIVINLASMVAGAVTNPFGDGFYQGPKSAPLEAATACPGVYAKGSYPGYAGDLRADPSTGASYNANGVNGRKFLLPALLDPATSTCSTLV, encoded by the coding sequence ATGGCTTCTTTGTCCTCGATCCTTGCACTGCTTGCCCTTGGGAGCTTAGCTCAAGTGAGCCTGGGAGCAAGAACGCTAACGAGCTTAGTTGAGCAGTCAGCGGAGCTCCTCACGTACCACAATGGAGAAGTGCTCCATGGAGACATCGCTATTTCTATCATGTGGTACGGGGGTTTTACCCATTCGCAGAAGGCCATCATCTCCGatttcctcctctccctcacgcccAACTCCCAGCCACAACTGGTAGCTCCTTCCGTAGCCCAATGGTGGAGTACCATCGACCAACTCTACTTGTCCAAAGCCCGGAACAAGAAGAAGACCAGCATCGTGGTGGCCGGCCAAGTGTCGGACGAGGGGTGCTCGCTGGGCAAGTCGCTCAAGATGTCTCAGGTGTCGGAGCTGGCGGCGAAGGCCGGTCCCAAGAAGGGCGGCATCGCGTTGGTTTTCACGGCGGACGACGTGGCGGTCGAGGGCTTCTGCATGAACCGGTGTGGTTCGCACGGGTCGAACCTGAAGTCCGGCACGGCCTACATCTGGGTAGGGAACGCGGCGAAGCAGTGCCCGGGGCAGTGCGCTTGGCCCTTCCACCAGCCACTCTACGGCCCGCAGACGCCACCACTGGTGGCGCCCAACGGCGACGTTGGGGCTGATGGGATAGTGATCAACCTGGCAAGCATGGTAGCCGGAGCAGTCACCAACCCATTCGGAGACGGCTTCTACCAGGGGCCGAAGTCGGCGCCGCTGGAGGCGGCCACGGCGTGCCCTGGGGTGTACGCGAAGGGATCCTACCCTGGATACGCCGGCGACTTGAGGGCTGACCCGTCGACCGGGGCCAGCTATAACGCGAATGGGGTCAACGGTAGGAAGTTCCTGCTTCCTGCTCTGTTAGACCCCGCCACCTCCACTTGCTCTACTCTCGTCTAG